A part of Aegilops tauschii subsp. strangulata cultivar AL8/78 chromosome 2, Aet v6.0, whole genome shotgun sequence genomic DNA contains:
- the LOC109766279 gene encoding 1-aminocyclopropane-1-carboxylate synthase 2: protein MASRSAELLSRMAAGDGHGENSSYFDGWKAYDMNPFHPQDNRGGVIQMGLAENQLSLDLIEEWSKAHPEASICTAEGASQFKRIANFQDYHGLPEFRQAMAQFMGQVRGWKARFDPDRVVMSGGATGAQETLAFCLANPGEAFLVPTPYYPGFDRDCCWRSGVKLLPIECHSSNDFRITREAVVAAYESATSNGVRVKGILITNPSNPLGTTADRATLAMLATFATEHRVHLICDEIYAGSVFAKPEYVSIAEVIERDAPGADRDLIHIAYSLSKDFGLPGFRVGIVYSYNDAVVACARKMSSFGLVSSQTQLFLAKMLGDEEFMARFLRESARRLAARHEMFTSGLREVGIGCLGGNAGLFSWMDLRGMLREKTAEAELELWRVIIRKVKLNVSPGTSFHCGEPGWFRVCHANMDDETMGVALSRIRDFVRQHQQQKAKAQRWAARGHLHLSLQRHGAMASQYHALSSPMAALLSPQSPLVHAAS from the exons ATGGCAAGCAGATCCGCCGAGCTTCTCTCGAGGATGGCCGCCGGCGACGGCCACGGCGAGAACTCGTCCTACTTCGACGGGTGGAAGGCGTACGACATGAACCCCTTCCACCCGCAGGACAACCGCGGGGGCGTCATCCAGATGGGCCTCGCCGAGAACCAA CTCTCGCTGGACCTGATCGAGGAGTGGAGCAAGGCCCACCCGGAGGCGTCCATTTGCACGGCGGAGGGCGCCTCGCAGTTCAAGAGGATCGCCAATTTCCAGGACTACCACGGCCTCCCGGAGTTCAGACAG GCGATGGCCCAGTTCATGGGGCAGGTGAGGGGGTGGAAGGCCAGGTTTGACCCGGATCGCGTCGTGATGAGCGGCGGCGCCACCGGCGCGCAGGAGACGCTCGCCTTCTGCCTTGCCAACCCCGGCGAGGCCTTCCTCGTGCCCACGCCTTACTACCCAGG ATTCGACCGCGACTGCTGCTGGAGGTCAGGAGTGAAGCTGCTGCCGATCGAGTGCCACAGCTCCAACGACTTCAGGATCACCAGGGAGGCCGTCGTGGCCGCGTACGAGAGCGCGACGAGCAACGGCGTCCGCGTCAAGGGGATCCTCATCACCAACCCGTCCAACCCGCTGGGCACGACGGCGGACCGGGCGACGCTGGCCATGCTCGCCACCTTCGCCACGGAGCACCGCGTGCACCTCATCTGCGACGAGATCTACGCGGGGTCGGTCTTCGCCAAGCCGGAGTACGTGAGCATCGCCGAGGTGATCGAGCGCGACGCCCCCGGCGCCGACCGGGACCTCATCCACATCGCCTACAGCCTCTCCAAGGATTTCGGCCTCCCGGGGTTCCGCGTCGGCATCGTCTACTCGTACAACGACGCCGTCGTGGCCTGCGCGCGCAAGATGTCCAGCTTCGGGCTCGTCTCCTCGCAGACGCAGCTCTTCCTGGCCAAGATGCTCGGGGACGAGGAGTTCATGGCGCGGTTCCTGCGCGAGAGCGCgcggcggctggcggcgcggCACGAGATGTTCACGTCGGGGCTCCGCGAGGTCGGCATCGGGTGCCTGGGCGGCAACGCCGGGCTCTTCTCGTGGATGGACCTGCGGGGCATGCTCCGGGAGAAGACGGCGGAGGCGGAGCTGGAGCTGTGGCGGGTCATCATCCGCAAGGTGAAGCTCAACGTGTCGCCGGGGACGTCGTTCCACTGCGGCGAGCCCGGGTGGTTCCGCGTCTGCCACGCCAACATGGACGACGAGACCATGGGGGTGGCGCTGAGCCGGATCCGGGACTTCGTGCGCCAGCACCAGCAGCAGAAGGCCAAGGCCCAGCGCTGGGCCGCCAGGGGGCACCTCCACCTCAGCCTGCAGCGCCACGGCGCCATGGCTTCGCAGTACCACGCGCTCTCCAGCCCCATGGCCGCGCTGCTGTCCCCCCAGTCTCCGCTGGTCCATGCCGCCAGCTAA